Proteins co-encoded in one Megalops cyprinoides isolate fMegCyp1 chromosome 1, fMegCyp1.pri, whole genome shotgun sequence genomic window:
- the mrpl58 gene encoding peptidyl-tRNA hydrolase ICT1, mitochondrial isoform X1 yields MAASVIRRLYLFVPGFIGEPVSTLSGLFYGMLTTNSKSAYRLSKICLSPRLKYGSKATDCARDELINIPVDRLTVTYSRSSGPGGQHVNKVNTKAEVRFHVQTADWIPAEVRNKILIKNKNRINKAGELLVTSEVSRSQQRNLEDCLQKINDIISKANQKPQEPTAEDVALRQARLEHRNQERLKQKKMHSTLKQNRRVDFD; encoded by the exons ATGGCTGCTTCTGTAATTAGGaggctttatttatttgtcccTGGGTTTATCGGGGAGCCGGTTTCAACCCTGTCGGGTTTATTTTACGGAATGTTAACCACAAACAGTAAAAGTGCTTACAGACTCAGCAAAATTTGTCTCAGTCCTAGACTTAAGTATGGCTCTAAGGCGACGGATTGCGCACGG GACGAACTGATAAACATTCCAGTTG ATCGCCTGACCGTAACCTACAGTCGCAGCAGCGGGCCGGGCGGGCAGCACGTGAATAAAG ttaaCACAAAAGCAGAGGTCCGATTCCACGTACAAACAGCTGACTGGATTCCGGCGGAGGTGCGAAACAAAATCCTTATTAAG aataaaaaccgTATCAACAAAGCAGGGGAGCTGCTGGTAACTTCAGAGGTTAGCCGCAGTCAACAGAGAAACCTGGAGGACTGCTTGCAGAAAATTAATGACATCATCTCAAAGGCCAACCAGAAGCCACAGGAGCCAACAGCAGAAGATGTTGCTCTTCGGCAAGCCAG GCTAGAACACAGGAACCAGGAGAGGCTGAAACAAAAGAAGATGCATTccacattaaaacagaacagaagggTGGATTTTGATTAA
- the mrpl58 gene encoding peptidyl-tRNA hydrolase ICT1, mitochondrial isoform X2: MAASVIRRLYLFVPGFIGEPVSTLSGLFYGMLTTNSKSAYRLSKICLSPRLKYGSKATDCARDELINIPVDRLTVTYSRSSGPGGQHVNKVNTKAEVRFHVQTADWIPAENKNRINKAGELLVTSEVSRSQQRNLEDCLQKINDIISKANQKPQEPTAEDVALRQARLEHRNQERLKQKKMHSTLKQNRRVDFD; the protein is encoded by the exons ATGGCTGCTTCTGTAATTAGGaggctttatttatttgtcccTGGGTTTATCGGGGAGCCGGTTTCAACCCTGTCGGGTTTATTTTACGGAATGTTAACCACAAACAGTAAAAGTGCTTACAGACTCAGCAAAATTTGTCTCAGTCCTAGACTTAAGTATGGCTCTAAGGCGACGGATTGCGCACGG GACGAACTGATAAACATTCCAGTTG ATCGCCTGACCGTAACCTACAGTCGCAGCAGCGGGCCGGGCGGGCAGCACGTGAATAAAG ttaaCACAAAAGCAGAGGTCCGATTCCACGTACAAACAGCTGACTGGATTCCGGCGGAG aataaaaaccgTATCAACAAAGCAGGGGAGCTGCTGGTAACTTCAGAGGTTAGCCGCAGTCAACAGAGAAACCTGGAGGACTGCTTGCAGAAAATTAATGACATCATCTCAAAGGCCAACCAGAAGCCACAGGAGCCAACAGCAGAAGATGTTGCTCTTCGGCAAGCCAG GCTAGAACACAGGAACCAGGAGAGGCTGAAACAAAAGAAGATGCATTccacattaaaacagaacagaagggTGGATTTTGATTAA
- the mrpl58 gene encoding peptidyl-tRNA hydrolase ICT1, mitochondrial isoform X3, translating to MTLIREVAANLHQRTLTSQLLDELINIPVDRLTVTYSRSSGPGGQHVNKVNTKAEVRFHVQTADWIPAEVRNKILIKNKNRINKAGELLVTSEVSRSQQRNLEDCLQKINDIISKANQKPQEPTAEDVALRQARLEHRNQERLKQKKMHSTLKQNRRVDFD from the exons GAACTCTTACGTCCCAATTATTG GACGAACTGATAAACATTCCAGTTG ATCGCCTGACCGTAACCTACAGTCGCAGCAGCGGGCCGGGCGGGCAGCACGTGAATAAAG ttaaCACAAAAGCAGAGGTCCGATTCCACGTACAAACAGCTGACTGGATTCCGGCGGAGGTGCGAAACAAAATCCTTATTAAG aataaaaaccgTATCAACAAAGCAGGGGAGCTGCTGGTAACTTCAGAGGTTAGCCGCAGTCAACAGAGAAACCTGGAGGACTGCTTGCAGAAAATTAATGACATCATCTCAAAGGCCAACCAGAAGCCACAGGAGCCAACAGCAGAAGATGTTGCTCTTCGGCAAGCCAG GCTAGAACACAGGAACCAGGAGAGGCTGAAACAAAAGAAGATGCATTccacattaaaacagaacagaagggTGGATTTTGATTAA